CCACGGCCGCACCATGATGACCCTGGGCCTGACCGGCAAAGTCGTGCCTTACTCGGCCGGCATGGGCCTGATGCCAGGCGGCGTGTTCCGTGCGCTGTACCCGAACGAACTGCACGGTGTGAGCGACGACGACGCCATCGCCAGCATCGAACGCATCTTCAAGAACGATGCCGAGCCGCGTGATATCGCTGCGATCATCATCGAGCCGGTGCAGGGCGAAGGCGGTTTCTACGTCGCGCCGAAGACCTTCATGAAGCGCCTGCGCGAACTGTGCGACAAGCACGGCATCCTGCTGATCGCCGACGAAGTGCAAACCGGTGCCGGCCGTACCGGGACCTTCTTTGCCATGGAGCAGATGGGCGTTGCCGCCGACCTGACCACCTTCGCCAAATCCATCGCTGGCGGCTTCCCGCTGGCCGGTGTGTGCGGCAAGGCTGAATACATGGACGCCATCGCCCCAGGCGGCCTGGGCGGCACCTATGCCGGCAGCCCGATTGCCTGCGCGGCTGCATTGGCGGTAATGGAAGTGTTCGAAGAAGAGCACCTGCTGGACCGCTGCAAGGCCGTCGGCGAGCGCCTGGTGACCGGCCTCAAGGCCATCCAGGCCAAATACCCGGTGATCGGCGAAGTGCGCGCCCTGGGCGCGATGATTGCCTTGGAGCTGTTCGAAGATGGCGACAGCCACAAGCCGAACGCCGCCGCGGTTGCAGCCGTGGTAGCCAAGGCGCGTGACAAGGGCCTGATCCTGCTGTCCTGCGGTACCTACGGCAACGTGTTGCGCGTACTGGTGCCGTTGACCTCGCCGGACGAGCAGTTGGACAAGGGCCTGGCAATCATCGAAGAGTGCTTCTCCGAGCTTTAAGCCCAGGGTTGTGTCGATAAAAAACCCCGCCTCGGCGGGGTTTTTTGTGCCGGGTGAATCACCTTCAGGCGTTGGTTGGCTTAATCAACGATCACTACACCGATCAACGGCACGATCAATACCGTACTGATCGCCATAGACAATACGTTGCCGATGTAGGGGGGCAGGTAGCCCGGCAGGCGCCCGGCAATCGCGCAGGCCAACGGCGGGGCGATCAGCGCACCCAGTATTGCGCTGGCTACAATCACTGTCGGATTGCCGCCATAGGTCAACACCGCAGCGGGCACCACCGATACCAGGGGCACATAGGTCGGATACCAACCCCGCTCACGCCATTGCCGACGCCACAGGATAATGCCGATGAGCGAGGTCAACGCTTGGCCCGCAATCAAGTGTGGCAACCATCCAGATCCATAAGCAGGGCTCAGGGGGTTCAATGCGTAGGCCAGCAACACCCCAGCGAGCAAACCCAGGCTGGCCCACTCATTGCCAAAGAACGGTGCTTCGGAAAAGTCAGCCAGCACCCGACGTAACGTCCAGCGTATACCGTAGTCGGGTATTTTCTGGGCGGCGGGGGGAGCTGTGTCGGCCTTGGTTTCAGCTGCACGGCTGACCAGCACCGGCAGTGCACGGCACAGTAAGAACGCCACCACACTGCCTAAAGCCATGCCCAATACGTTGCCAATCACCACCGGCAAACCCAGCGGAATGCACAGGTAGTTCACCAGCAACAGGCAGCTCGGCGTCACCAGAAGCGCGCCGAGCAAGGCGCCATTGAGCGTGACCTTCCACCCCCCGCCAAACAGCAGCACCATGGCCGCCGGCAGCGAAACAAAGGCGGCAAAGGTGGGTTGCCAGGAGCCCGCCGTCAACGTCCAGCCCCAGAGCGCATTGCTCAGCAGCAGGCCCAGCAACGAACTGGTCACCAGCCAGGGCCAGAGCCCCGTGCCGTAGGCAATGCTGAAGCCTTGCCAGGCTTGAGCATAACGGCTGGTCCAGTAACCGAAAGCGCCACCGAGCAGCAGGCCGAGTGACGCGAACTCGTGTTTGTAGAAGGCCACCTCACTGATATCGCCGACCACCCAACGCAACCACGCTGTTGGCGTGGGCAGGCTGGCCATCATGTCGTTGTAGCTTGGCCAGAGCTGCGGCGCCGAGGTGGAGTAAGCCACTGACAACCCTGTGAGCGACACTACCAGGGTGAGCGAGGCCAGGATCAGGATGACAAGGTGGCGAACGGATGAGTCTGATGATGCTTTTCTTGTTGGTATGAAACCCATGATCGCACCTCCATCAGCGTGGCAGGCACGGGTGAAGGCGGTAGCCGAGCATCGCGTCATAGAGGTCGCTGCGACGGTCCCGGTGCAGGTCGTTGAGGCTGTTCCAGATCGGTGCGCTGCGGGCGGTGGAAAGGTCGATATCGGCGTAAATAATCGCTTGCTCGTTAGGTGAGGCGACTTTGCCGATAGGCCAGCCGTTGGTGCCAGCAATCAACGAACAACCAAGGTAGCGCGCGTCCTGTTCCTCGCCGATGCGGTTGGCCGCAGCAATGAACACGTTGTTGACGTGGGCGGCGGTCATGGTCAAGTACGAGGCCATGCATTTGCCTGCCTCGTCGAACAGTGGCGGTGGGGTCCACACCCAGTTGTTCAGGCTGCAAATGATATCGGCGCCTTGCTGGGTCAGCAGGCGTGGGACTTCGGGGAACCAGATGTCCCAGCAGATCAGTAAGCCTATGCGGCCTATGGGCGTTTCAAACACCGGGAAACCGAGGTTGCCAGGGCTGAACCAGAGCTTTTCCTTGTTCCACAGGTGGGCCTTGCGGTATTTGCCAATCAGGCCCTCGGGGCCCAGCAGGACTGCGGTGTCGAACAGTTGCATGCCGTCGCGTTCAGCCAAGCCTGCCACGAGATACACCTGGTGGAGCTGGGCGAAATCCATCCAGGCCCGCAGGCTGGGACCGTCTGGAACGGGTTCGGCATGGAGATAGGCATCCTCGCGATTGTTGAATAGATAACCGGTATTGGCCAATTCCGGCAGCACAATCAGATTGGCGCCATTGTTCACCGCTTGCAGGGCAAGGCTCAGGCTGGTTTCCAGGTTGGAGGCGCGATTGTGGGTGCCGACTTGCGGATCAAATTGCACAACGGCGACGCGTACGGGGCTCGTGAACTCGTTCATGGTGCAGACCTCTTTTTATTGTTATGAACCCACCGGGACGGGTGGGTGTTTAATAGGAGGTCTTTTTTGTTTATGCGTCAGTAGGCTGTTTCCGCTTGAGTCGTAGGCAGCTGCTGAATCGATGGCTGCCCCTGGTAGCGTGGGTACACATCCAGGCTAAACCCCCCGTTGAACGTGGCTTGGGTGGCATTGCAGAGGTTGATCACGGCATCGATGGCGCCGCGCAGGCAAGGCTCCGTCCAGCCTGCATCCACCGAAAACGATTCGCCGGCCGGATACAGGCCGGAAACATCGGCGTAATCGCGGTTGTACCGCATCAAACTGACGGCATCGTAGTAAGTCCCGGCGCGATAGAGCTTGGCGCACCCTAGCGCGCTCTTGTCGGTCATCCAGCGTTGGACGATGGCGTTTTTTGTATCGATGTAGGGCGATATCGGCGTTTTGATATTGGCGCTGCGTAACAGGATGCGGTCCAGTTCCATGACGCACTTGTTGATCAGCGTTTGGTCGTCAAAAGAGGCCAGTTTGGTCGCGTCATCCTCCCAGGTGTAACTGAGCAAAATGCAGTCGTAGGGATAGGCGTCGTGGTAGCGATACGTGTACACATCATGAATAAAGCTGTCAGTGACCATGATCTGCGGAATGAAGATCGTTCCCACGCTCCCGCGTGGTAACGCCGTCCGTGACGCTCTGCGTCACTATGGGGCGGGACGCGGAGCGTCCTGGGAGGCGTTACCACGCGGAGCGTGGGAACGATCAGTTCAGCACTAACCCGCGATGACGCGGTTTTTGCCCTGGCGCTTTGCCTCATACATCGCCGCATCGGCGCGGCCGAACAGGCTGTCGAGCGTCGAGTCGTCTTCGCGCAGGCTGGCCAGGCCCTGGCTGACGGTCACGGTAAATGCGTGGCCTTCGACGCTGAAGCTCAGCCTTTGGATTTCCTTGCCCAGCCGCTCCGCCACCTGCAGGGCCATCTCCGGGGCGCAGCCGGGTAGCACGGCGGCAAATTCTTCGCCGCCGATGCGCCCGAACAGGTCGCCACGGCGCAACACGCCTCTGCCGCTCTCGGCGATGCGGCGCAATACCTGGTCGCCTTCCAGGTGGCCATACGTGTCGTTGATGTCTTTGAAGTCATCGATGTCCAGCAACAGGAACGCTAACGGCGTGCCCTGCACACAGGCGCTGTCAAAGGCCTGGTTGGCGAGCTCGAAGAAGTGCCGGCGGTTGCTGCTCTGGGTCAGCACATCGGTGGTGGCCAGGCGATGCAGTTCCAGCTCCAGGTGCTTCTTTTCGGTGATGTCCTCGGCCATGCCCACGACGATCATCGGCTTGCCCGGCTCTGCCTGCTGGTTGATATAGCATTTGTCGCTGAGCCAGCGGATCTGCCCGTCGGCCGTGACGATGCGGTACTCGCGGTCCTCCACGGCGCCCTGTTCCAGCACGCGGGCGAGGCTGTGTTCGGCGTAGTCGAGGTCTTCGGGGTGAATGCTGTTGCGCCATTCCCGATGATCGGCCAACAGCAAACCGGCGCTGCGGCCGAATATCCGCTCGTACGCCGGGCTGACGTACAGCACGCGGCGGGTTTCCCAGTCGATGGCCCACAGCACGGCATTCACGCTCACCAGCAGCGAGCTGAGCAGCTGCTCACGCTCACTCAGCCGCTCGACCTCACCCTGGGCATGCATGAGCGCCAACAGCGTCGACGCCGCGGCTGGGCGCGGTGGCTGGTCAGTGGACACATCGGGCAGGCAAGGCTTTTCGTGAACCATCGGAACAACTCTCTCTGGGCGCGCCGCAGGATGCAACAGCGGTCACTACAAGGGGTCACCATGATGGCGAAGTGTTCTTTGAGAGAGGGGAATTGCGGTGAAGTTCCGTGAACGGGGTCGATTGGCGGCGCCCGGAAAATGACGTCAGAAAGCCAGTGTGCGGGAGGGCGCGCCCTCCCGCAGTCGCGTCAGACCGCTGCGGGGCGCAGTGAATAGGTCTTCAGTTGGTGCGCAAAATCGCGCAGGGATTGGATACCGCTGGCCTCGGCTTCGTGTACCCATTCCTTGATCGCCGCCAGCATGTCGTGGCCGTTGGAGCTGGTCTTGAGCCAGATCTGCTGCAGCGCCAGGCGCTTCTCGTAGATCACGCTCAACGCTTGGCTGTGTTCCAGCATGCTCTGGATGCGCACATGGTGGCGATCGTTCAGCAGGCTGGTTTCCCGCGAGAGCAGGCGCTTGGCGCGGTGGAACTGGTGGCGCACCGAGTGATCGACCTTCTCCAGCTCCTGCTTGACCAGCGGGCCGATCACCAATTTGCGGTACTGGGCCATGATCTGGAAGCGGTTGTTGAGGATCGCCATGGCGGTGTCCATGTCCAGGTGGCCCTTGCCTTCAACGCGGTGGGCGATGGGCGCAACGCGTTGCACCTTGGCCAGGCGCAGGAAGCTGAACACCTTGATCCATGCCCAGCCCAGGTCGAATTCCCATTTTTTCACGGACAACTTTGCCGAGTTGGGGTAGGTGTGGTGGTTGTTGTGCAGCTCTTCGCCACCCACGATGATGCCCCAGGGCACCAGGTTGGTCGCCGCGTCGCGGCATTCGAAGTTGCGATAACCCACGGCATGACCCAGGCCGTTGATCACGCCGGCGGCCCAGAACGGAATCCACATCATCTGGATCGCCCAGATGGTGATGCCGATGGTGCCGAACAGCAGTACGTCGATCACCCCCATGATCGCCACGCCCAGCAGCGGGTAGGGCGTGTAGAGGTTGCGTTCGATCCAGTCGTCCGGGCAGTTCTTGCCGTAGATGCGCAGGGTCTCGGGGTTTTCCGCCTCGGCGCGGTACAGCTCGGCGCCTTTGCGCAGCACCGTGGACAGGCCTTTGATCACCGGGCTGTGCGGGTCATCGACGGTTTCGCATTTGGCATGGTGCTTACGGTGGATGGCGGTCCACTCGCGGGTGTTCTGCGCCGTGGTCAACCACAGCCAGAAGCGGAAGAAGTGTTTCAGGCCGGCATTGAGCTCGAGCGAGCGATGGGCTGAATAACGGTGCAGATAGACCGTGACCCCAATAATGGTCACGTGGGTCATCAACAGCGTGACTGCCACCAGTTGCCAGGCTGACAGGTCAAGAAAACCGTTGTACCACATAGGCTGTATGGCCCTCAGATAAAGTAAAGAACAGCTCACGCATTATCACTAAGCCTACAGAGAAAACCAGCCGCCCTTTCAGATAGAAGTGACTGGATGTTTCTTATTCTATAATCCTCAGCCTTCGTAGGGCGATTCTGTTTTTTGGTAAGGATTACTGACCATATGCTGTTTTCATACCGTGGAGCCCTACGTGCGGGGCTGGTATACCTGCTGATTTCCATTCTGTGGCTCCAGCTTAGCCGTCAACTATTAATCAACTTTATCGATGAACCCCAGGCCCTGGCGCATTGGCTGCAACTGCGCGGCTACGCCTGGGCAGGCCTGAGCGCGCTGGCGATTTACCTGATGGGCGTGGGTTTTGCCCGCGCCCACCGGCTGCAACAACCCCTCAAGGAAAACCGTGAACGCCTGCAACAGGCCGCCGCGGTCTTTGATTGCACCCGCGAAGGCGTGCTGGTCACCGACGCCCGGGGCCTGATCGTGCACGTTAACCGCGCATTCATCGAGATCACCGGTTACCGGCGCGAAGACGTCATGGGCGAGCCGCCCAGCCTGTTCAAGTCGGGGCGCCATTCGTCGAATTTTTATCAACAGATGTTCCAGACCCTCGAACGCAGCGGCGAATGGAGCGGCGAAATCTGGAATCGGCGCAAAAGCGGCGAAATCTACCCTCAGTGGCAAACCATCCGTGTCATTCGTGATGACCAGGGCGACATCAGCCACTATGTGGCGGTGTTCTCGGACATCAGCGCCATCAAGGACTCCGAACACGAGCTGGCGCATCTTGCCCACCACGACCCGCTGACCGACCTGCCCAACCGCCTGCTGTTCACCGACCGCGCCGAGCAGGCGCTGGCCTCGGCGCAGGTGCACAAGCGTGGCTGTGCGCTGCTGCTGATGGACCTGGACCACTTCAAGATCATCAATGACAGCCTGGGCCACAACGTGGGTGATCAACTGCTCAAACTGGTGGCCGATCGTCTCAAGGGGCTGTTCGGGCCTGGGGTGACCCTGGCGCGCCTGGGCGGCGACGAGTTCGCTGTATTGGCGGAAAGTTGTCCACAGGTGATGCAGGCTGCAGCCCTGGCGCAGCGCATGCTCGAAGCCATGAAGGAGCCGTTCATTTTTGACGGCAATCAGCTGTTCATCAGCGCGAGCATCGGCATCAGCCTGTTTCCCAGCGATGCGCTGAGCGCCGAGCAATTGTTGCGCAACGCTGATTCGGCCTTGTTCAAGGCCAAGAGCGCGGGGCGTGAAGGCTACGCCTTGTATACCGAGGAACTGACGGCGCACGCGCAGAACCGGGTGGAAATCGCCAACGAATTGCGCCGCGCCCTCGACCAGCAGGAGCTGCGCGTCTATTACCAGCCGGTGCACGACCTGCAGGACAGCCGCCTGGTGGGCGTCGAGGCGCTGGTGCGCTGGCAGCATCCGGAGCGCGGCCTGGTGCCGCCGGGTGAATTTATCCCCATCGCCGAGCGCACCGGCTTGATCGCCGACATCGATGCCTGGGTGATGGACCAGGCCTGCCGCCAGATGTGCCAATGGTTGGCGGACGGCGCGCCGTTGGAATTTATCGCGATCAACGTCTCCAGCCGGCTGTTTGCCCGGCGTGAACTCTACGAACAAGTCGGGCAGGTGCTGCACGACACAGGCCTGGACCCGGCCTTCCTTGAGCTGGAAGTCACCGAAAGCGCAGTGATGGACGACCCGGAAGTGGCCCTCGAACAATTGCACCGCCTGCGCGAGCTGGGCCTGCGCCTGGCCATCGACGACTTCGGCACCGGCTATTCCTCACTGTTGCGCCTCAAACGCCTGCCGGTGCAGAAACTCAAGATCGATCAGGGCTTCGTCGCCGGCTTGCCATGGGATGAAGATGACGCCGCCATCGTGCGCGTGGTCATCGCCCTGGCCAAAAGCATGGGCATGCAGGTGCACGCCGAAGGGATCGAGCAGGTGGAGCAGGCGCGCTTCCTGCTGGACCAGGAGTGCGACATGGGCCAGGGGTATTGGTTTGGCAAGCCGATGCCGGCGGACGCTATCGACTGGCACCGAGCACCCCCCATCCAAGTTTGAAATGCGATCAAGTGTGGGAGGGGGCTTGCCCCCGATAGCGGTGCATCAGGTTAGATAAGCTTTGCCTGACCCAAAGCCATCGGGGGCAAGCCCCCTCCCACATTGGAATTGCATCAGGCCTGAATTCACGGGTTGAGCACAAAAACCACGCGCAACCCCACGTCCCATCAGAAAATTCTTTCTGGTTATATAAACATTCTTAAATAGTATTTTTAAGAATATCCGCGCTTATCTACTATCGCCCTCACGCCGCAAGCAGTGCCGCCACTGCCAGGCACTATTCATTTCAGGAGCGAGACCATGAGCGCATCTCTACGTAGCGTCGACGGCCAGGACGAAGCAGCCATTTTGCGTGAGATCCAGAGCGCCTTGCGCGATCTGCGGTTTGGCGCGGTGGAAATCACTGTGCACAACGCTCAAGTGGTACAGATCGAACGCAAGGAAAAATTCCGTCTGCAGAACCCGGGTAACAAACCGAACTGAGCAGGAACGGCGATAGACCCGCAATTATAAGAAAAGCCAACACCTAAGAATTTCAGGAGCTTCTATGTCGTCGATTCGCCGTTATGCCTTGGCCGCATTGGCCAGTGCCGTGTTTGCCGGTTCCGCCGTTGCCAAGGACTACGAGTTGCTCAACGTCTCGTACGACCCGACCCGTGAGCTGTACCAGGACTACAACGCTGAGTTCACCAGCTTTTGGAAACAGTCCCACCCGGGCGACAACGTCAAGATCCAGCAATCCCACGGTGGTTCGGGCAAGCAGGGCCGCGCCGTGATC
This region of Pseudomonas sp. MUP55 genomic DNA includes:
- a CDS encoding sensor domain-containing diguanylate cyclase, whose product is MVHEKPCLPDVSTDQPPRPAAASTLLALMHAQGEVERLSEREQLLSSLLVSVNAVLWAIDWETRRVLYVSPAYERIFGRSAGLLLADHREWRNSIHPEDLDYAEHSLARVLEQGAVEDREYRIVTADGQIRWLSDKCYINQQAEPGKPMIVVGMAEDITEKKHLELELHRLATTDVLTQSSNRRHFFELANQAFDSACVQGTPLAFLLLDIDDFKDINDTYGHLEGDQVLRRIAESGRGVLRRGDLFGRIGGEEFAAVLPGCAPEMALQVAERLGKEIQRLSFSVEGHAFTVTVSQGLASLREDDSTLDSLFGRADAAMYEAKRQGKNRVIAG
- the gabT gene encoding 4-aminobutyrate--2-oxoglutarate transaminase — its product is MSKTNASLMKRREAAVPRGVGQIHPIFAESAKNATVTDVEGREFIDFAGGIAVLNTGHVHPKIIAAVTEQLNKLTHTCFQVLAYEPYVEVCEKVAAKVPGDFAKKTLLVTTGSEAVENAVKIARAATGRAGVIAFTGAYHGRTMMTLGLTGKVVPYSAGMGLMPGGVFRALYPNELHGVSDDDAIASIERIFKNDAEPRDIAAIIIEPVQGEGGFYVAPKTFMKRLRELCDKHGILLIADEVQTGAGRTGTFFAMEQMGVAADLTTFAKSIAGGFPLAGVCGKAEYMDAIAPGGLGGTYAGSPIACAAALAVMEVFEEEHLLDRCKAVGERLVTGLKAIQAKYPVIGEVRALGAMIALELFEDGDSHKPNAAAVAAVVAKARDKGLILLSCGTYGNVLRVLVPLTSPDEQLDKGLAIIEECFSEL
- the desA gene encoding delta-9 fatty acid desaturase DesA, with product MWYNGFLDLSAWQLVAVTLLMTHVTIIGVTVYLHRYSAHRSLELNAGLKHFFRFWLWLTTAQNTREWTAIHRKHHAKCETVDDPHSPVIKGLSTVLRKGAELYRAEAENPETLRIYGKNCPDDWIERNLYTPYPLLGVAIMGVIDVLLFGTIGITIWAIQMMWIPFWAAGVINGLGHAVGYRNFECRDAATNLVPWGIIVGGEELHNNHHTYPNSAKLSVKKWEFDLGWAWIKVFSFLRLAKVQRVAPIAHRVEGKGHLDMDTAMAILNNRFQIMAQYRKLVIGPLVKQELEKVDHSVRHQFHRAKRLLSRETSLLNDRHHVRIQSMLEHSQALSVIYEKRLALQQIWLKTSSNGHDMLAAIKEWVHEAEASGIQSLRDFAHQLKTYSLRPAAV
- the oscA gene encoding sulfur starvation response protein OscA; this encodes MSASLRSVDGQDEAAILREIQSALRDLRFGAVEITVHNAQVVQIERKEKFRLQNPGNKPN
- a CDS encoding nitrilase family protein; translated protein: MNEFTSPVRVAVVQFDPQVGTHNRASNLETSLSLALQAVNNGANLIVLPELANTGYLFNNREDAYLHAEPVPDGPSLRAWMDFAQLHQVYLVAGLAERDGMQLFDTAVLLGPEGLIGKYRKAHLWNKEKLWFSPGNLGFPVFETPIGRIGLLICWDIWFPEVPRLLTQQGADIICSLNNWVWTPPPLFDEAGKCMASYLTMTAAHVNNVFIAAANRIGEEQDARYLGCSLIAGTNGWPIGKVASPNEQAIIYADIDLSTARSAPIWNSLNDLHRDRRSDLYDAMLGYRLHPCLPR
- the dibA gene encoding phosphodiesterase DibA, which encodes MLFSYRGALRAGLVYLLISILWLQLSRQLLINFIDEPQALAHWLQLRGYAWAGLSALAIYLMGVGFARAHRLQQPLKENRERLQQAAAVFDCTREGVLVTDARGLIVHVNRAFIEITGYRREDVMGEPPSLFKSGRHSSNFYQQMFQTLERSGEWSGEIWNRRKSGEIYPQWQTIRVIRDDQGDISHYVAVFSDISAIKDSEHELAHLAHHDPLTDLPNRLLFTDRAEQALASAQVHKRGCALLLMDLDHFKIINDSLGHNVGDQLLKLVADRLKGLFGPGVTLARLGGDEFAVLAESCPQVMQAAALAQRMLEAMKEPFIFDGNQLFISASIGISLFPSDALSAEQLLRNADSALFKAKSAGREGYALYTEELTAHAQNRVEIANELRRALDQQELRVYYQPVHDLQDSRLVGVEALVRWQHPERGLVPPGEFIPIAERTGLIADIDAWVMDQACRQMCQWLADGAPLEFIAINVSSRLFARRELYEQVGQVLHDTGLDPAFLELEVTESAVMDDPEVALEQLHRLRELGLRLAIDDFGTGYSSLLRLKRLPVQKLKIDQGFVAGLPWDEDDAAIVRVVIALAKSMGMQVHAEGIEQVEQARFLLDQECDMGQGYWFGKPMPADAIDWHRAPPIQV